The genome window GAATCTTTTAAGTATTTAACAGCATCTTCTTCTGGTATTATTTCAGCTAATTTAAAGAATGCAGATTGCATTATCATGTTTATTCTATTTCCAAGACCTATTTCTTGTCCTAGTTTAACAGCATTAACTGTATAGAATTTTATATCATTTTTAGCTATATATTGTTTCATATGAGCTGGTAAATGTTCTTCAATCCCTGCTTGGTCCCATATAGTGTTAAGTACAAACGTACCACCTTTTTTAAGACCTTTTAATAAATCATATTGATAAACATATGATTGTTTATGACAGGCAATATAGTCAGCTTCATCTATTAAATAAGTAGCTCTTATTGGACTATCACCAAATCTTAAGTGAGACATAGTCACACCACCAGATTTTTTAGAGTCATAATCAAAGTAAGCTTGAGCATATTTTTCAGTATAGTCACCGATTATTTTTATAGCTTGCTTATTAGCTCCAACAGTACCATCAGAACCTAATCCCCAGAACTTACATCTTATAGTTCCTTTAGAAGCTATTTTAATTGATTCAGATGGAGTTAAAGAAGTGTTAGTTACATCATCAACTATACCTACTGTAAATCCATTTTTAGGTTGTTCTGAAACTAAGTTATCAAAAACAGTTTTTATATCTGAAGGAGTAGTGTCTTTTGAACCTAATCCGTATCTTCCACCTATTATCATAGGAGCATTTTCTTTTCCATAGAATACATCACGTACATCTAAGTATAATGGTTCACCAGTTGAACCTGGCTCTTTAGTTCTATCAAGTACACATATTCTTTCAACAGTAGATGGCATAGCATCTAAGAAATGTTTCATTGAGAATGGTCTATATAAATGAACTTTAACTAAACCATATTTTTCTCCCTTAGCATTTAAGTAATCTATAGTTTCTTCAATTGTTTCTGTTACTGAACCCATAGCCACTAATACGTATTTAGCATCTTCTGCTCCATAGTAATCAAATAAACTATGTTTTCTACCTGTTAAATTACTCATTTTTTCCATGTATTTTTCAACTATACCTACTATATTTTGATAGTATTTATTAGAAGCTTCTCTAGTTTGGAAATATATATCTGGGTTTTGAGCAGTACCACGAGCAACTGGATGATTTGGAGATAAAGCATTATCTCTAAATGCTTGAACTGCTTCAAAGTTTAATAAACTTGCATAATCTTCATTTTCTAATAATTCAACTTTTTGGATTTCATGTGAAGTTCTAAATCCATCAAAGAAATGTATAAATGGTAATCTACCTTCTATTGCAGCTAAATGTGCAACAGGCGCTATATCAGCTACTTCTTGAACTGAACCAGAAGCTAATAATACACATCCAGTTTGTCTAGCAGCCATAACGTCTTGATGGTCACCAAATATTGATAAAGCTTGAGATGCTAAAGCACGAGCACTTACATGGAATACTCCTGGTAATAACTCTCCTGCAACTTTATACATGTTAGGTATCATTAATAATAAACCTTGAGATGCTGTAAAAGTAGAAGTTAAAGCTCCTCCTTGTAAAGAACCGTGGAATGTTCCTGATGCCCCTGCTTCTGACTGCATTTCAACAACATTAACTGTTTGTCCAAATATATTTTTTCTTCCTTGTGACGCCCATTCATCAACTACTTCAGCCATAGTTGAAGATGGTGTGATTGGATATATAGCTGCTACATCTGTAAACGCATAGGCAACATGAGCTGCAGCTGTATTTCCATCAAGTGTTTTCATAAACTTAGCCATAATATGTATCCTCCTTGATAGCTACAATTGTACTTGTTTATAACAAGTCTATTTTTTATATTTACATATAATTTACACAACAAAAATACAAACACACATATAGTCGCGCAAATACTCTATCTTCTAATATAATACTACAGATTAGATAAAATTCCTTTGAAAATTGTAAATTAATTACATATTTAAGTAGATTTTTTTTAAAATTAAATATGTTAAGTTTTTTTCATAATTTTGTATACAATATATAATAAATTAAGTTAGACTTTTCAAACTTTTTTATCTATTTGTTTGTATCAGTATAAAAATTAAAATAGTTATCTTCATTATATGTAAATTTTTATATTTATAATTTTACCATATTACATCATATTTTTGTAAGTTTTTATTACCTTTTTTATAATACCCCTTTATTTTATAAATTAATCTAATAGATTAATTTTATCCTATAGAAATTTATTACATTTAAAAATATGCTAGCAAATAAAATATCTACTAGCATAAATTTAATTTATAATATTAATCAACTATTAATTCTACTAAATCTCCGTTTTTAACACCTGCTGCATTTCCTTCTTCCATATCAACATGCATCTCTAAATTAAAGCTATCACTAGCTCTTACTAATACATTTTCAAATACTAATGCTCTTGGTCCAGATGTTTTAACCTTTACTATTTGTTTATCAGTTACACCAAATTTAGCAGCATCTTCATTGCTCATATGTATATGTCTAGAAGCAACTATAACTCCTTCTTTCATTTCAACTTCCCCAGCAGGCCCTACTAATTTAACACCTGGAGTTCCAGCTATATCACCAGATTCTTTTATTGGTGCTTTTACTCCTAATGGGAAACCATCTGCTAAAGATATTTCAACTTGAGTATGAGCTCTAGCTGGCCCTAGTACTCTAACTCCTTTTAAAGTTCCTTTTGGTCCTACTAAATCCACTTTTTCTTCACAGGCATATTGTCCTGGTTGAGATAATGGTTTAAACTTAGTTAACTCATGACCTGCTCCAAATAATATGTCTATATCAGCTTGACTCAAATGAACATGTTTGTTAGATAATGCTATTGGTAATTTCATTGAAATTCCCTCCTTTTAATTATTTTAAATTATTGCAATACAATTATACATAATATTACCTACAAAATCAAATTATATTGAATCAATATATATCTTTAAATTTTTATATATTATATCTTTAAATTCTTGATTATCTATATAGGATACATTATCTGTATTGTTTAAATATATATTGTGTAAAAGTTTAGTATTTATACTCTTAAAGAAAAAGTCCATAACAATCTGTCCACCTTTAAATTGTGAGTCATATGATTTACTACCCCCCACTGCAATATACATTCCTATCCGTTTCTTACTTCTATCAATTGAAGGTTTATTTAATACATATTTACTTGCATATATAGCTTGAGTTCTATCAACAACAGTCTTTAATTTAGCTGATATTGAATCAAAATGTACTGGGCTTACTACTATAGTTCCTTTTGACTCGTCAAACATTTTATATAATGGTTTCATATCATCATTAAACTTACAATATCCTGTTTTTTCACAAAACCCACATGCTGTACAATATTCAATATCCATATCGTATATATTAAATATTTTACAACTTAATCCATTCTCTTCTAGCATAGATTTTACTTCATTCGCTATAAAACTGCAATTTTTATTAATTCTTGGACTTCCATTTATTATCATAATCTCTGGACTTTTAAGTTCTTTTTTATCATTCAAACCCATAATCAATCTACCTATCCTTTAACATAACTATTAAAATATCATCATCATAACTATCTTTTGATGAGAAGTTCTTTAAATCCAATTTTAGATTCTCTACTATTAACTGTTGATTTAATCTAAAGTTTTCTTTTAGAAAGTTTTCTAATCTGTTTATACCATACTCTTCTTTTGATGAATTCTTTATCTCTAAAATTCCATCAGTATACATACATACCATTGCATAATCTTCCATTGAAAGAGTATTATTTTCATAAGTAGCATCTTCCATTATTCCAATAGGTATACCCTTTTTACAATTTAAATTAGTTTCTATTGTACCATCCTTCTTTACAACTACAGGACTATAGTGACCTGCATTAGATATTGTAATAATATTTTCTTTAGTATCTATAATACCTACCAAGCATGTTGTAAATACCCCCATTTTGTCAAACTCATCATATAGCATTCTATTTAAATTTGTCATTATTTCTCTTGGTGTATTATATTGATTACATAATACTTTAAAAGCACCTTTTATCATTGCGACAACATAATTTGATACCATTCCATGTCCCATTACATCAGCAACAATATAAACTATATGTTCATCATCTACTTTTGTAGCATAATAAAAATCTCCACCTACTACCCTTGCTGGTTTATGGTAAAAATAAAGTTCTTTCTCATCATTGCAATCCATTTTACCCTTATCCATAATAAGCTGTTGTTGTTTATTTAGTATATTCAACTCATTTTCAAGAACTTTGTGTTTTACTTCCTTTTCATTATATTCATATAATTGCATCCCAACAGAAACTTGTTTGGACAATATACTAAGAATATTTAAATCATCACTAGTATAGCTTTTACTATTTGCACAAACTATACATCCTATAGTCTCATTTTTATCCTGAAGTTTGTAATATATATAACTTTCCAAATTTATTCCCTTTTTTGAACATGGTTTTAAGTTATTTAGGTACCCTCCTAATGATTCTTTCTTTAAAAATGTATCAATCATAGGATATAAATTGGTTTTCTTTTTTTGCTCAACATTGTAACAGCTAAATATAGTATCCTTATTACGATGACCAGTTATAATTATTAAAGCTTCTTTACTATTAGTAATATTGCACGCTTGTTTACTTAAATTTTCTAAAAACCCATCAATACTTTTATTAAGATATAGTTTTTTCGTAGCTTCATTTATAGCACTTATTGAGCCTCTTAACTTATCAATTAAAATTTGTACATTATTATTTTTATTAGTTATTTCTATTGACAAACTTAGGAGTGATGCAACAGAGGATATAAAATCTATATCTTGTTCTGTTAAATAATCATCCTCTTTTAAAAAGCAAGTCATAAATCCAACAACTACATTATTTATTATAAAAGGAAAAACGATTCTCCCAATATAACCTTCAGCTTTTGCTAAATCTCGTTCACCTTCTGCCCTAGAATCTTCAAATACATTTTCCACATATATTATCTTTTTTTCATTTACAGCTTCATGTATATACTCTGGATACGTGTCAAAATCAATTTTTGCACCTTTAAGACTATTTATTGGAAAAATTTGAGGTACATATTCTAAGGTTTGTGAACATACTAAGTAGGCATATTTAGAATCATTTTTATAAAATAGATTTACACATGCCTTTGTGGGATGAACAACTTCTAACATTTTTTCTATTATGTCATCTTTTATATTAAAAAAATCTGTAGATTCAGTCACCATAGCGGATATCTCCACTAAATTCTTCATTTTATAACTGCCATTAGTCATACTCAATTTCTCCCCCTATATATTAAACTATTTATTAGTATTTTAACATACATTCTTTATAGTAAAAACAAAAATAACGACAAAACTAGCAACTAATATCCAGTTAAATCCTGTCAATAATCCTATAAGTAGCAATGTAATTAATGCATTTAGACCTGTTCTCCCTTTTTCATCCATAAAAGTAATTTTGGAAATGTCGATATTATTCTTTACATTATTTATATGCTCTTTTACTTGTTCTTCCATATTTCTTTTATAGAGAATGTAAACTACACCAATTAAAAACACTCCTATACCTAATACCAAGTTTAAATTGAATGCTACCATAAGCAATATTGAACCAAAAGCTAGCTTTAAGAGTTTAAAAAATACACTGTCTATCTTTAAAGTTATATTTCTAATTTCTTTACATTCATCTCTTAAGGAATATCCACTTGAATCTAAATTATTAATCTTTGTTTTTACAATTTCTGAATAAAAAAGTTTTATTATCCCATTTAACATTTTCATCACTCCTAAATATTTTCTAAATATTTTACATATACTTGTAAGTTTTACAATTATAATATTTTTTATACTTGGTAATAATAAAAAATAACAAATATTTTATGATTTAGTATTTATTGTAAATAAGTTATTGAAGCTTTATTAGTTAAGCATAGATTTTTTAATAAATATTTTTATAATTAGAAGGAAGTGGTTTTGTGCAAATAGAACAACTTGATTTAGAAACGAGAAATAAAATATACTGCTACACTAAAAAAATTCTTAGAAAATACCAAAAAGGCATAACATCTGGAAAATTAACAGCAGATAAATTTGCAGATAATATATTATCTCATGATTTTATCGGTAGTATAGTTGATGAAAAAATAGTTAATGAATCAGAATTTAAGGCATCTTATATAGACTATATCGAAACTTTAATAAAGATTCAGAATGAAAATTTATTTAACCTAAGAAAAAAATCTACTAAAACTGCAAAGTGTTTCAATATCTCTCAAGTAACCCAATTAAAAAACTTACTAAATAGTACTGGCTATAACTTATTAATTCCATATAAATACTTAACTTCTAAAGATATAGAAGGAATCGTTACTCTTATTAATACTGGGTCTATTGAACTTGGAAATGAGAGAATCTATAATTATATATCAAAAGCTTGATAATCTAAATTTATTATAAAAAGGCAATTTATTTAATAAAAAATACTTTTAATATTAAATAAATTGCCTTTTTAATTTTGGACTAAACAATACTATCCAAGTGCCTTTTCTAATTTAGATAAATGTTGTATTGGATAATACTTCAATAGTTCTTTAAATTGTTCTACTGATAAACCTTCTGTTGTTGTATATATTCTTATTTTTTCATCTAGGTCACTATTAATAAATTTGTTTTTTAAATCCTCAAAATTTACACTACTCATTTTACATCACTCCTTATGTAACATATTCATTTGTATTATTTTATCCAAATCCATAAAATTTATTACATAAAAATGTATCTATCTAAAATTTAATAAAAAAAAGCTATCTCAATTTAGAAATTACTTTCTATATTTGAGATAGCTCTAGCTAAACTAATAGCCAATAGTTATAAATAATTATTTATTAACTATCTGTTGCTTTTTCCAGCCATTTGTTGTTCAGCCATTTCAACTAATTTTTTAGTCATGTATCCACCTACATAACCATTTTCTCTTGCAGTAAGGTTTCCTTTATCAACTTGTTGATAATTAGTCATACCAAGTTCATTAGCTATTTCTAATTTCATTTGGTTTAAAGCTTCTTTTGCTCCTGGTACTACTGTTCTGTTGTTGTTATTGTTACTTGCCATGTTGATTACCTTCCTTCTGTTTAATTTATTTTGTGTTGCTGATAATATTATGTGATTTTAAACATTTTTAATTCAGGTAATTTTTAGCAATTAAAACCTGCCAAATATCCAGTAGAAAAAGCTATTTGCAAATTGAATCCTCCTGTATATGCATCTATATCTATTACTTCTCCAGCAAAAAATAAACCTTCTACTAATTTTGATTCCATAGTACTTGAGTTTATTTCATTTACTTTTACACCACCAGAAGTTATTATAGCTTCATCAATAGGTCTATATCTCTTTACTGTAAACTTTAAATTTTTTAATAAATGGACTAAGTTTTTTCTCTGCTCTCTAGAAATTTGATGAACAACTGTATCTGGATTAATTTCACTCAATTTTATTATTACAGGTATAAGTTTTTTTGGAAGTAAATCATCCAATGCTTTTTCAAATTTTTTATTTGTATACTTCTGAAAATCTTTTTGAACTCTTTTATCCAATTTTTCTTCATCTAATGCAGGTTTTAAATCCAACAATATAGTGTAATTTTCTTTACTCGTATCTTTCATTCTACAACTTGCAGACTTGATTATAGGTCCATCTAAACCAAACTTAGTAAATTCAAGTTCTCCAAAATCACTATAAACTTTCTTTTTTTTGCTATTAAATACTCTTATCTCAACATTTCTCAATGATAATTTTTCTAAATCTTTCGTAAAATTTTCTTGTACTTCTATACCAACTAAAGATGGTTTTGTATCTACAATTGTGTGTCCCTGTGAAATTGCAAATTTATATCCATCACCAGTAGAACCAGTAAGTGGGTAACTTAATCCACCAGTTGCCACTATAACTGAATCACACTTAATTTCTTTCTTATTGTTTAAAATTACTTTCTCAATTTTATTATTTTTAGATATTATTTTTTCTACTTTCGAATTTAATAATATATTTACTTTTTTAATTTTGAGTTGTTTTTCAAGAGCCTTTACAACATCAAATGCTTTATCACTTTCTGGAAAAACTCTTTTCCCTCTTTCTGTTTTAGTTTTTACCCCAAGATTATTAAACATACTTATTACATCATCATTTGTAAAAGTATAAAAAGCGCTATACAAAAATTTTCCATTTGTAGGAACATTTTCTATTAATTCCTCTATATCACAAGCATTAGTGATATTACATCTACCTTTCCCTGTTATTGCAAGTTTTTTTCCTAATTTATGGTTTTTCTCAACTAATATTACATCACAGCCTCTTTCACATGCAGTTGATGCAGCTATCATTCCTGCTGGTCCACCACCTATTACTACTACCTTCTTCAAATAATCACTCTTTTCTACCCTTAATATTTTTAATTTAAACCATTTACCATATAACTCAAATCAATTTAATTTCAAAAGTTTAAACAGTGCAGGAGCTCCTGCTACTCCATAAAAAACAACCACTGTATTCTTAATAAAATTCATAAAAATTATACTAATACTAGAGTCACTTATATTTAAAGTGACTATTAGCATTGAAATAAACAACTTAATGCCAATATATAACATTCCTATTGTTACTATCCCAGTCAAAAACCTACATATTCTTGAAAAAATTATATTTTTACTCTTCTTGCTTTTACTACTAAAGTTAATTTTTTTGTTATTATTATCTGTGTTAAATTTAACAAATCTATCCTCAACTATATATCCAAACACAAACCCTACTATAATACCAAACTTTTCAAAATATTCTGGGCTATTTAGAAATATAGCTACTATTACAAATGGTACAAGTAAAGCTACAAGTAAAATATAATTTTTATTATCATCAATATAGTCAAATATTTTTACAAATATTACTGTAAAAAATATACCTAATATCCAACCAGTTATCACATCTATTGGCCAATGAACAGCTAAGTATAGCCTAGACAATCCTACTCCTAAAACCATTACTACACCTATTAAATGGATATATCTCCTTTTAAATATAGTCATAATACTAACCCAAAACGTGGTTGCAGTTTGAGTATGAGCACTTGGAAAAGAATAACCTCCAGCCGTAGAAACTCGAAGTGACTCAAGCCCCTTTATTCCTATTGGTCTGGGGGCTTTTACAAACTCTTTGATACCTAAATTTACAACAAAATTTCCAATTATAGCAAACAGTATTTTCTGTCCATATTTTTTATTTATACACCAGTATATGATTGTTGTAATTAATATTAATAATGGTGCTTCTGTACTTATCGTGAATAAAAGAAATATAAAGTTTAAAATTGGATTTCTCAAATTTTGGAAAAATAATAATATACTTAATTGAATATCCATACAGTATCTCCTTTACTAAAATTTTATACACTTAACCAAAAAGCACTAACTCCCTTAGAGATTAGTGCTTTTGATTCACATTTAAGTCTATTCTACATCCTCAACTATACCTATGTAAGGTAAATTTCTATACTTCTCAGCATAATCTATTCCATAACCAACAATAAACTTATCTTCTATAACAAATCCAACATAGTCTACAGGTATATTAGCCTTTCTTCTTTGAGGTTTGTCAAGTAGAGTACATAGTTTTAAAGATTTTGGATTTCTAGTTTTTAAAGCTGCAACTAGATTACTTAATGTTAAACCAGAATCTATTATATCCTCTACAATCAACACATTCTTTCCTTCAATATCTACATCCAAATCTTTTAATATTTTAACTGTTCCAGAAGACTCTGTTGAGTTTCCATAACTTGTAACACTCATAAAATCTATATTTACATCCAAATCTATACATCTTATTAAATCTGAAACAAATACACTAGCTCCTTTAAGTATACCTACCACTAGTAAATCTTCACCTTTAAAGTCTTCTTCTATTTCTTTTCCTAATTCATAAACTTTTTCTTTTATTTGTTTTTCTGTCAACATTTTTCCTGTAACTTTGTACATTTTGTATCCTCCCGCTTTCCTTCTATTAACTTATATATTATAGCATACCAAAATATCAATTAAAATCTTTTTCAGGATTTTTAAATCTAAATTAACAGCTTATCCATACTTTCTTGCTTTTTCCATTAAAAATTTGGAATAAATATTCCTTTGTATTATAATCTATATGTACACATATTAATCAGCTATTTTTATCAATTATATAATTTTATTTTTGGAGGTACTTTTATGAGCACAAACCATGGAGCTAATCTATATAGTTTATCTAGTAAATATGGCTTTTCAAAAGAAGAATTTATGGATTTTAGCTCAAATATAAATCCTTTTGGTACATCAAATTTAGCCAAACGATACATTGTAAACAATATGGATATAGTATCTATGTATCCTGACCCTGATTACATAGACTTAAAAACTTCTATATCCAGTTACTGCAAATGTTCTATAGATAATATAGTACTTGGTAGTGGAGCTACAGAACTAATTTCATCATTTATACATACAATTAATCCTAAACATGCTCTTTTACTCTCTCCTGCTTATTCAGAGTATGAAAAAGAGCTATCCAAAATTAATTGTTCTATAGATAAATACTTTGCCAAAGAAGAAGATAATTTTCATATAAATTTGGAAAATCTTATAAAGACTATAAACGCTAAAGATTATGATTTGGTAGTAATTTGTAATCCTAA of Clostridioides sp. ES-S-0054-01 contains these proteins:
- a CDS encoding NAD(P)/FAD-dependent oxidoreductase, with translation MKKVVVIGGGPAGMIAASTACERGCDVILVEKNHKLGKKLAITGKGRCNITNACDIEELIENVPTNGKFLYSAFYTFTNDDVISMFNNLGVKTKTERGKRVFPESDKAFDVVKALEKQLKIKKVNILLNSKVEKIISKNNKIEKVILNNKKEIKCDSVIVATGGLSYPLTGSTGDGYKFAISQGHTIVDTKPSLVGIEVQENFTKDLEKLSLRNVEIRVFNSKKKKVYSDFGELEFTKFGLDGPIIKSASCRMKDTSKENYTILLDLKPALDEEKLDKRVQKDFQKYTNKKFEKALDDLLPKKLIPVIIKLSEINPDTVVHQISREQRKNLVHLLKNLKFTVKRYRPIDEAIITSGGVKVNEINSSTMESKLVEGLFFAGEVIDIDAYTGGFNLQIAFSTGYLAGFNC
- a CDS encoding phosphatase PAP2 family protein, which encodes MDIQLSILLFFQNLRNPILNFIFLLFTISTEAPLLILITTIIYWCINKKYGQKILFAIIGNFVVNLGIKEFVKAPRPIGIKGLESLRVSTAGGYSFPSAHTQTATTFWVSIMTIFKRRYIHLIGVVMVLGVGLSRLYLAVHWPIDVITGWILGIFFTVIFVKIFDYIDDNKNYILLVALLVPFVIVAIFLNSPEYFEKFGIIVGFVFGYIVEDRFVKFNTDNNNKKINFSSKSKKSKNIIFSRICRFLTGIVTIGMLYIGIKLFISMLIVTLNISDSSISIIFMNFIKNTVVVFYGVAGAPALFKLLKLN
- a CDS encoding phosphate propanoyltransferase, whose product is MKLPIALSNKHVHLSQADIDILFGAGHELTKFKPLSQPGQYACEEKVDLVGPKGTLKGVRVLGPARAHTQVEISLADGFPLGVKAPIKESGDIAGTPGVKLVGPAGEVEMKEGVIVASRHIHMSNEDAAKFGVTDKQIVKVKTSGPRALVFENVLVRASDSFNLEMHVDMEEGNAAGVKNGDLVELIVD
- the hpt gene encoding hypoxanthine phosphoribosyltransferase, with the protein product MYKVTGKMLTEKQIKEKVYELGKEIEEDFKGEDLLVVGILKGASVFVSDLIRCIDLDVNIDFMSVTSYGNSTESSGTVKILKDLDVDIEGKNVLIVEDIIDSGLTLSNLVAALKTRNPKSLKLCTLLDKPQRRKANIPVDYVGFVIEDKFIVGYGIDYAEKYRNLPYIGIVEDVE
- a CDS encoding alpha/beta-type small acid-soluble spore protein, which produces MASNNNNNRTVVPGAKEALNQMKLEIANELGMTNYQQVDKGNLTARENGYVGGYMTKKLVEMAEQQMAGKSNR
- a CDS encoding SpoIIE family protein phosphatase encodes the protein MTNGSYKMKNLVEISAMVTESTDFFNIKDDIIEKMLEVVHPTKACVNLFYKNDSKYAYLVCSQTLEYVPQIFPINSLKGAKIDFDTYPEYIHEAVNEKKIIYVENVFEDSRAEGERDLAKAEGYIGRIVFPFIINNVVVGFMTCFLKEDDYLTEQDIDFISSVASLLSLSIEITNKNNNVQILIDKLRGSISAINEATKKLYLNKSIDGFLENLSKQACNITNSKEALIIITGHRNKDTIFSCYNVEQKKKTNLYPMIDTFLKKESLGGYLNNLKPCSKKGINLESYIYYKLQDKNETIGCIVCANSKSYTSDDLNILSILSKQVSVGMQLYEYNEKEVKHKVLENELNILNKQQQLIMDKGKMDCNDEKELYFYHKPARVVGGDFYYATKVDDEHIVYIVADVMGHGMVSNYVVAMIKGAFKVLCNQYNTPREIMTNLNRMLYDEFDKMGVFTTCLVGIIDTKENIITISNAGHYSPVVVKKDGTIETNLNCKKGIPIGIMEDATYENNTLSMEDYAMVCMYTDGILEIKNSSKEEYGINRLENFLKENFRLNQQLIVENLKLDLKNFSSKDSYDDDILIVMLKDR
- a CDS encoding flavodoxin family protein, whose translation is MGLNDKKELKSPEIMIINGSPRINKNCSFIANEVKSMLEENGLSCKIFNIYDMDIEYCTACGFCEKTGYCKFNDDMKPLYKMFDESKGTIVVSPVHFDSISAKLKTVVDRTQAIYASKYVLNKPSIDRSKKRIGMYIAVGGSKSYDSQFKGGQIVMDFFFKSINTKLLHNIYLNNTDNVSYIDNQEFKDIIYKNLKIYIDSI